In Drosophila subpulchrella strain 33 F10 #4 breed RU33 chromosome 3R, RU_Dsub_v1.1 Primary Assembly, whole genome shotgun sequence, the following are encoded in one genomic region:
- the LOC119555019 gene encoding cadherin-89D → MAAICFWVLPVAIVGLIVSSQAAKTGQVQATSGSCAFHTLDGVAAESEGVRFIRLREDAQVGKEILRLQAYPRSTAALKGADASGDHKYFNLTEHNATTLVISLARSLERLVDRDVPRNLLKFRILCAGKHEKLEEGSYLSITVYIEDVNDNAPEFLNVPYVVDVDENTSIESIIFEGVQAFDRDKPNTPNSEVHFSMSTVPEQLSADGSPFFALKSPHRPLLMLKRELDFDNGIRQFKLPIFAWDRGTPANQANTTITINVRDVDDLPPKFTEGVYRTRINEFYPMTGVPIRIPLYFAPPIMAFDQDSLNASLVYDIISGNERQLFRVNPHNGVMYLQKEIDLEEESLPGNTFVLQLEARQKDNPLKKALARIEVEVLDLNDNVPEFEADFYNISIVENLPTGFSVLQVNAVDRDQGENSEFLYNLVETKDATGAFRIDSRTGWITVRDDRLLDREQRRSIQLNVEALERNPSYLDDKHLKKPGPSKVQVEITLLDTNDNTPKFEHGNLYEFKVPINAPTGYVIGQVVAHDPDEGPNGKLLYELQRPKGSGYIPFRLDNKNGTIYVGGPLRRGRIAVFVEASDQPTNPSERRFSLAVITIEVYATIDDQAIDFVGAPYDFWVGANTPLGTSVGQVRTTLIYDGEDEIMYDLLHTYSEGVPFAIEERSGIITVIRELSEFKRKVYQFEAVANYLFANSSQSLVMSRSSSPLTTIASPGELTDEGVLITNLTIHIVNKPEQKVPLRPVIEEINMNVINFHVEENVVGGIIGQLLYKNGINLVNNELGTFREMPSEATGRNLTMGSRFRSRNRSRSSKSKRRLPRRLVGDTNIKLRYIIANQQEVVNKISITEDGTLLTLTGLDREQQASYELTVIVEYSTGLVSGAGIYQVNIKVDDVNDNAPKFNALTYVGLINENCAVGTELSMNHAILIQDADEGPNAEFRVQLQGDYSEEFSIEYINGSSSGNTTQHKMPSTTGAFNIFNLTDQWNDEFKYQELHTTFMQTNFKLSSGPYFRVSYTGKKGLDREKQQLYNLKIIATDSGGLSGYAHLTILVADVNDNAPMFERISVFKDSRLEIREYTTDMEIYFVESSSGLAAPQATAAMMLAPPPYHIPGSPRYNQDRERSVGIGSGLGVVARAKSRRRMVRAVSIKCPLFAIYEDTPVGTKVLQLSASDEDYGKNAQLHYELHGEQVERTPGMPMVRVQGGRYFTIDKLSGELSVNYPLSANIEIWLNLTVTDIDGLKDSACLRFTVMDVNNHAPTFKKSWYSFDTPEGEYKDSVLGQLTAIDMDFGENANITYTISDSHLPFSIKPASGVLKISGQLDRELKDKYSFQVMATDNAPVMQRMSSSVDVEVNVLDINDNRPEFIGYDDQTKAVKFIPNVADRTMMLPVYKAYLDRSTQPGTFVRQLTAIDKDNVGNGNGLVLYSIRHQEMQAPLFQIDSRDGTISTISRINGYNDYEHLNVSVIASDVGSPALSATAVVIVNLQGQAVTDPPKSTPKPEPPVNVTVFQHAYYEVKLTENNEAPIEVMRLNLSAGLNPENYRWSLWLEEGLDETDAHPPFEYDAKNMLLYALKPFDREHISRYQLRIRADRLSREARNYARVSYPVVDERIEGLSLNECRILVHIADENDNSPKFRGNGQPIVAVLPQSASFGYPVTRVVANDLDEGLNAEIRYRLLNEPTRLFGIDELSGNIRLLGDLSRDERIYGFDVKATDRIGADDGRSGIVNVFVYIIDEAKQVRLVVAGMPVEVERRIEGLMEALSDAIGKDVRVRLLEPYSGGLEAATNAYIYAVDPHTNSIMEMEQLQESLAGLQLDALQLQQQKLDGGKPMPRIIELAEFGQSPRPTHASSSSFMGGLEFVTVVLLALISLGALMAACCYLCMRQKRRLWSQRDFSASDGGLTYTIAGIGSPRGQKQRRQRQQRHTQRCSKGSSTGSQRPTSAFMPESVCSSAQTQSTATATEKLEQQLHHHHQQQAMATQQQHHQYLNEQQRQQQREYIDVPLPKSIVKAAAAAASGGDGNVGAGSTPFVLKYNACQPVNNLNNYETSLFSLHSTGQDSGVEFLSSRELYETSPDSFQHGGSKRSNNPELLCPRHAKAHLELRQPHPNTDSSDTYEDSLKTDEPLVAHNCRSANCEHRQHQQPSNHHPHYQNTRFEKRSCVRHSFSGVKDDLMQQSPQISLRPRGHALRNSMNDLEQRLHNLEQSFRRPLEFSKSNSLF, encoded by the exons ATGGCAGCCATATGTTTTTGGGTTCTCCCAGTGGCCATTGTTGGGCTTATTGTTTCATCCCAAGCTGCGAAAACGGGACAAGTGCAAG CCACCTCCGGCAGTTGTGCGTTTCACACGCTCGACGGAGTCGCCGCGGAAAGCGAAGGTGTGCGCTTCATCCGACTCAGGGAAGACGCCCAGGTGGGCAAGGAGATCCTCAGACTGCAGGCCTATCCCCGATCCACGGCTGCCCTCAAGGGAGCCGATGCGAGCGGGGACCACAAGTACTTCAACCTCACGGAGCACAATGCCACCACCTTGGTGATCAGCCTGGCCCGATCACTGGAACGACTAGTGGACCGCGATGTCCCCCGGAACCTGCTCAAGTTCCGGATCCTCTGTGCCGGAAAACACGAGAAATTGGAGGAG GGTAGCTACCTATCTATCACCGTGTATATCGAAGATGTGAACGACAATGCGCCGGAGTTTCTTAACGTACCCTACGTAGTCGATGTGGATGAAAACACCTCCATTGAGAGCATAATCTTTGAGGGAGTACAGGCTTTCGATCGTGACAAGCCCAATACCCCCAATTCCGAGGTTCACTTCAGCATGTCCACGGTTCCGGAGCAATTATCAGCTGATGGAAGTCCTTTCTTTGCCCTCAAAAGTCCCCATCGACCACTGCTCATGCTGAAGCGGGAACTGGACTTTGATAATGGCATCAGACAATTTAAGCTGCCCATATTTGCCTGGGATCGAGGAACCCCTGCTAACCAAGCAAACACCACGATCACAATCAATGTGAGAGATGTGGATGATTTGCCGCCGAAATTCACCGAAGGTGTCTATCGAACCAGGATCAATGAGTTCTATCCGATGACTGGGGTACCTATAAGGATACCCCTGTACTTTGCCCCACCCATAATGGCCTTCGATCAGGATTCGCTGAACGCTTCACTTGTATACGACATCATTTCGGGTAATGAGCGTCAGCTGTTCCGGGTGAATCCCCACAATGGTGTCATGTATCTGCAAAAAGAAATCGATCTCGAGGAGGAGAGTCTACCAGGCAATACTTTTGTTCTTCAGCTTGAAGCGCGGCAGAAAGATAATCCCCTCAAGAAAGCTTTAGCACG CATCGAAGTGGAGGTTTTGGATCTGAATGACAATGTTCCCGAATTCGAAGCTGATTTCTATAACATTTCCATTGTGGAGAACCTGCCCACTGGCTTCAGTGTACTCCAGGTTAATGCAGTGGATCGCGATCAGGGCGAGAACTCGGAATTTCTGTACAATCTagtggagaccaaggatgccACGGGTGCTTTTCGTATAGATTCCCgaacgggttggataactgtgCGCGATGATCGCTTGCTAGATCGTGAACAGCGAAGATCTATCCAACTCAATGTGGAGGCCCTCGAAAGGAATCCATCGTATCTGGATGATAAGCACTTGAAGAAGCCAGGACCCAGCAAGGTTCAAGTGGAGATCACTTTATTGGACACGAACGACAATACACCAAAGTTCGAACACGGCAATCTATATGAGTTCAAGGTGCCCATCAATGCTCCCACGGGCTATGTGATTGGCCAGGTGGTTGCCCACGATCCAGATGAGGGTCCCAATGGTAAACTGCTATATGAGCTTCAAAGGCCGAAAGGTAGTGGTTATATACCTTTCCGATTGGATAACAAGAATGGTACTATCTATGTGGGTGGACCTCTGCGAAGGGGACGAATTGCAGTCTTTGTGGAGGCCAGTGATCAGCCCACAAATCCTTCTGAGCGACGATTTTCCTTGGCAGTAATCACAATTGAAGTGTATGCCACCATTGATGACCAGGCCATTGATTTTGTGGGTGCCCCTTACGATTTTTGGGTGGGTGCGAATACTCCCTTGGGAACCTCAGTGGGTCAAGTACGCACCACTTTGATCTACGACGGAGAGGATGAGATAATGTACGATCTCCTGCACACTTATTCAGAGGGTGTTCCCTTTGCCATCGAAGAGCGATCGGGTATTATCACAGTCATAAGGGAACTATCGGAATTCAAGCGGAAAGTCTACCAGTTTGAAGCGGTGGCAAATTAT CTCTTTGCCAACTCTTCGCAATCACTGGTCATGTCGCGAAGTTCATCGCCTTTGACCACAATAGCCTCGCCCGGTGAACTCACCGATGAAGGTGTACTCATCACAAATCTTACCATCCATATTGTTAACAAGCCAGAGCAAAAGGTGCCCCTAAGACCTGTCATAGA GGAGATCAACATGAACGTCATCAACTTCCATGTGGAGGAGAATGTTGTTGGCGGCATTATAGGACAATTGCTGTACAAGAACGGAATCAATCTGGTGAACAACGAGTTGGGAACTTTCCGCGAAATGCCCTCAGAAGCAACTGGACGTAATCTCACCATGGGCAGTAGATTCCGCAGCCGAAACCGGAGTCGCAGTTCCAAGTCAAAGCGCCGATTGCCAAGACGATTAGTGGGAGATACAAACATAAAACTCCGCTATATCATTGCCAATCAGCAGGAGGTGGTCAACAAGATCTCCATAACGGAGGATGGAACTCTGCTCACCTTGACCGGACTGGATCGGGAGCAGCAGGCCAGCTACGAGCTTACTGTGATCGTGGAGTACAGCACGGGACTGGTGAGTGGAGCTGGGATCTACCAGGTGAACATCAAGGTGGACGATGTCAACGACAATGCTCCCAAGTTCAATGCACTCACTTATGTGGGTTTGATCAATGAAAACTGCGCCGTGGGCACGGAGCTATCGATGAACCATGCGATTCTCATCCAGGATGCCGATGAAGGACCAAATGCTGAGTTTAGAGTTCAGCTTCAGGGCGATTATAGCGAAGAGTTCAGCATAGAATACATAAATGGAAGTTCGTCGGGAAATACCACTCAGCATAAAATGCCATCCACAACAGGGGCCTTTAATATCTTTAATCTAACGGATCAATGGAACGATGAGTTCAAGTACCAGGAGTTGCACACCACCTTTATGCAAACAAACTTTAAGCTCAGTTCTGGGCCGTATTTCCGCGTCTCCTATACGGGAAAGAAAGGCTTGGATCGAGAGAAACAGCAGTTGTACAATCTGAAGATTATAGCCACCGATTCGGGGGGTCTCTCTGGATACGCCCATCTTACTATTCTCGTGGCCGACGTCAATGACAATGCTCCGATGTTTGAGCGCATTTCGGTTTTTAAGGATTCCCGCTTGGAGATCCGTGAATACACCACCGACATGGAGATTTACTTTGTGGAGAGCTCGAGTGGGTTGGCAGCACCTCAGGCAACGGCAGCTATGATGCTGGCCCCACCTCCTTATCACATTCCCGGATCACCGAGGTACAATCAGGATCGGGAGAGATCAGTGGGAATTGGGTCAGGTTTGGGGGTGGTGGCTAGAGCTAAATCACGACGTAGAATGGTCCGTGCCGTTTCCATTAAGTGTCCCCTGTTTGCCATTTATGAGGATACGCCGGTGGGTACGAAGGTCCTTCAACTGAGTGCCAGTGATGAAGATTACGGAAAGAATGCCCAGCTGCACTACGAGCTTCACGGAGAACAGGTGGAACGGACACCCGGAATGCCCATGGTGCGGGTTCAGGGAGGGAGGTATTTTACAATCGACAAACTTAGCGGAGAGCTATCGGTAAACTATCCTCTGTCGGCCAATATCGAGATTTGGTTAAATCTTACAGTGACTGATATAGATGGTCTAAAGGACTCTGCATGCCTGCGATTCACCGTGATGGATGTTAATAATCATGCTCCAACATTCAAGAAGTCCTGGTACAGCTTTGATACCCCAGAAGGGGAGTACAAAGATAGCGTTTTGGGTCAACTGACAGCCATAGACATGGATTTTGGCGAGAATGCCAATATAACGTATACGATCAGTGACTCACATCTGCCATTTTCCATCAAGCCAGCCTCGGGAGTCCTTAAGATCAGTGGGCAGCTCGATCGGGAGCTGAAGGACAAGTACAGCTTCCAGGTGATGGCCACGGATAATGCCCCGGTGATGCAGCGAATGTCCAGCAGCGTGGATGTGGAAGTAAATGTCCTGGATATCAACGATAATCGTCCGGAGTTCATTGGCTACGATGATCAGACAAAGGCGGTGAAATTTATACCAAATGTGGCAGATCGCACGATGATGTTGCCGGTTTATAAAGCATATCTGGATCGCAGCACCCAACCGGGAACTTTTGTAAGGCAACTCACGGCCATTGATAAGGATAATGTGGGCAACGGCAATGGTCTGGTCTTGTACTCCATTCGCCATCAGGAAATGCAGGCACCACTCTTCCAAATCGACTCCAGGGATGGTACCATCTCTACAATATCCCGAATAAATGGCTATAACGATTACGAACATCTGAATGTCTCTGTTATAGCCTCGGATGTGGGAAGTCCAGCTTTGTCTGCCACGGCTGTGGTGATCGTAAACCTCCAGGGACAGGCAGTTACGGATCCACCCAAGTCCACTCCTAAGCCAGAACCTCCTGTTAATGTAACCGTATTCCAGCATGCCTACTATGAGGTTAAACTCACGGAAAACAACGAAGCTCCCATTGAGGTGATGCGGTTGAACCTTAGTGCTGGCCTCAATCCCGAGAACTATCGGTGGTCTCTGTGGTTGGAGGAGGGTTTGGATGAAACGGATGCTCATCCGCCCTTTGAATATGATGCCAAGAATATGCTGTTGTATGCTCTCAAACCCTTTGACAGGGAGCATATATCGCGGTATCAGTTAAGGATTCGGGCTGATCGATTAAGTCGGGAAGCTAGAAATTATGCCAGGGTCTCATATCCGGTGGTAGATGAACGAATAGAGGGTCTGTCGCTCAACGAGTGTCGAATTCTGGTCCATATAGCGGACGAAAATGATAATTCACCAAAGTTCCGGGGGAATGGTCAACCGATTGTGGCGGTTCTCCCACAGAGTGCCAGCTTTGGATACCCTGTAACGCGGGTGGTGGCCAACGATTTGGATGAGGGTCTTAACGCCGAGATACGCTATAGACTGCTTAATGAGCCAACTCGACTTTTTGGCATCGACGAGTTGTCCGGTAATATTCGCCTACTGGGGGACCTTTCCCGAGACGAACGCATCTACGGATTCGATGTGAAGGCCACGGATCGTATAGGTGCTGATGATGGAAGGAGTGGTATCGTCAACGTCTTTGTCTACATCATCGATGAGGCCAAGCAAGTACGTCTGGTGGTGGCCGGAATGCCCGTTGAAGTTGAACGTCGTATTGAAGGACTAATGGAAGCCCTGAGCGATGCCATTGGCAAGGATGTGCGAGTGAGATTACTGGAACCATACTCTGGAGGTCTAGAAGCAGC CACCAATGCCTATATCTATGCAGTCGATCCGCACACGAATTCCATTATGGAAATGGAGCAACTTCAGGA GTCCCTGGCTGGCCTCCAACTGGATGCactgcagctgcagcagcagaagcTCGACGGAGGAAAGCCCATGCCTCGCATCATCGAGCTGGCGGAGTTTGGACAATCCCCACGGCCCACACATGCCTCTTCATCCAGTTTCATGGGAGGATTGGAGTTCGTGACTGTGGTTCTTCTCGCCCTGATCAGCCTGGGTGCCCTGATGGCCGCCTGTTGCTACCTGTGCATGCGCCAAAAACG CCGTCTCTGGTCTCAGCGTGATTTTTCCGCCTCGGATGGCGGTCTCACCTATACCATCGCCGGAATCGGATCCCCTCGTGGTCAGAAGCAGCGGCGCCAGCGGCAGCAGCGACACACTCAGCGCTGCAGCAAGGGCAGCAGCACGGGCAGCCAGCGACCCACGAGTGCCTTCATGCCGGAGTCCGTCTGCTCCTCGGCGCAGACCCAGTCGACGGCCACCGCCACCGAGAAACTGGAGCAGCAGTTGCACCATCACCATCAGCAGCAGGCGATGGCcacgcagcagcagcaccatcaGTACCTGAACGA GCAACAGCGACAGCAGCAGCGCGAATATATAGACGTACCTCTTCCCAAATCGATTGTCAaggcggcagcggcggcggcgagTGGGGGCGACGGGAATGTGGGCGCCGGGAGCACTCCATTTGTGCTCAAGTACAATGCCTGTCAGCCGGTGAACAATCT TAACAACTACGAAACCTCGCTATTCTCACTCCACTCCACGGGTCAGGACTCCGGGGTGGAGTTCCTGAGCAGTCGCGAGCTGTACGAGACCTCGCCGGACTCCTTTCAGCACGGTGGCTCCAAGCGCAGCAACAATCCCGAATTACTCTGCCCCAGACATGCCAAGGCCCACTTGGAGCTGCGCCAGCCCCATCCAAATACAGACAGCAG TGACACCTACGAGGACTCGCTGAAGACCGATGAGCCCCTGGTGGCCCACAACTGTCGGAGTGCCAACTGCGAGCACCGCCAGCATCAGCAGCCCTCCAACCACCATCCCCACTACCAGAACACGCGTTTCGAGAAGCGCTCCTGCGTCCGGCACTCCTTCTCCGGGGTCAAGGACGACCTCATGCAGCAGTCGCCGCAGATCTCGCTGCGCCCCCGGGGCCACGCCCTCCGCAACTCGATGAACGACCTGGAGCAGAGGTTGCACAATCTGGAGCAGTCCTTTCGCCGCCCCCTCGAATTTAGCAAATCGAATTCTTTGTTTTAG